The region AACACATGCTTACATAATGGCACAGGGACTGGAAGTTCCCTGctgttctggaaaaagaaaacatagtttAGGAACATCTcctagaaagggaaaaacctCTCCACTCCTTTTCCCCCACACAATCTGTTACTCGATGAGTTCATATTTCAGCAGTGTCAGAGGAGGtccttctcagctgctgttcCCCAAACCTTTCTGTGTTCCCGCCTCTCTGCTACAATGCAGAGCTCTCTGAAGATGGCAAAACCAGACACTCTTTAGCACAGCTACCAAGGGCTGCCTGCCATGCAAAAAACTATCAAGCTCTTCTCATCTGGAAGGGGCGCCTCATGCCTGATGAGCAAGGGAAACAGGACCAACCGCATTCCCTGCTAACAGACAACTATCCTATGCTGTGCATGTTTAGTAACAACAGTAAATAGAGGGACCGCAAAATCATTTTCATCAGTTGTTAGTTACAAATTCTCTTCTAGAGTTTGTCACTGGACTAAGCCAAATTTTACATATAGCCATAAGCAATCCTTAAGGAAACCTTACCATCAGAATTTCACTGTAGAGAACATATTCATGTAAAATCGGCAGCAGGTTTTCTGAGAGCCCTGCCATTCGCTTCTCCGTAGCCTTGCAACACTTGTCGATGCAGCTGGCAACACCTTTTAGGGAGTCTGCTATATCTTCTTCTGAAGCTGACCACAGTGTGTGGATGGGGCCGTATTCCTTCATTTCATTGAAATACTCTTAACAGGAACATATATGCATATTACTCTTTTGTTCATTAATAGATGTCTAAGTGATACTAATTGCAACCGCATATTTACTGTGAACAAAGCAAGAGACTGACGCTAATGTTTCAGTGTGCTCAAATGACCAAACTGCAGTTCATTGTTTATGAATAAACTAATCAATTAATGTATTGTAATTAAGTAGTTCCTAGAAATCTATCAGCAAAAATGCCCCAGTCATTTCAAAAGGACACACATACTCAGGTAGACCTGAAGAGTTGTATTCAGATCACCCAATGACCTGAATTACTTCACGTTGTCTTCATAGAGGGGCAGGAGCCATagcagccccaggcagcagtTGGTCTGACTCGCTTCTACTGCCCCAAATTCCTCTGCTACAGTAATGCTCTGAATCCTGTCTCTGTTATTAAAACTAGCAGCCTTGGTATGTCCCAAAAGCTTCAGAAGACACACTGAAGTTCATTGCCATTCTGCAGGTGTTATCTCCTTTAGTAGTTTTTATTAATCTAAATACAAGGATATCCTATGAATTATTTCTCTTATGTCTCTAGGCCAAGTGATAATCTGTAAGCAGAAAGAAGGCCCAGAATTCACTGTGCCATTTGGCAGGGCTAAACTTGGGCAAGGCTGGGTATGACCTGGAAGCTGCACGTTCACAGGAGGGTACTATGAACGCATTGGTCATGTATTGGAAACACCATTTCATCACAACTGAATTTACAATGAAGGAATGTCCAAGAAAAGATGCAAAGCAGCCGTGTGGTATGAAGAGTGTAATGTTTACTTTGAGATTAactggacaaaaaaaccctccatgGAAGATGTAATTAAGAATCCCATGTTACGCTACTGCAAGCAGGAATGTTCTCTGAATCACAGCTATCCACAGTTTATATCCACGGCAGTGCGGCCCTGCACACAAGTGTTCTGCCAAGTGCTATTTGTAAAATCTAGAAAGAAGATACAACCTACAGCATTTGGGAGCATGTCAAAATTCAGAAGGTTTTccaagaaatattttggcaCTGATGCCTTGAACCTATGGACCTCAGCCAGctatttccactgaaatgaacGATATCAAAAGGAACTCTTTTCACCgacatgtattttccttttataagaCCCCTCCAATTTAGTGAGGACATGCTGAGATCTGGTACTGCACAATAAAGCACAAGGGCTCAGTTATTAAAGAACACAGTGCAGCTCTTCAAATTATATTATATAGACAATAAAATCCCTCAAGTGCTGACCAGTGGAAATTCTACTGAACAGGCCTAGTCTGAGATCAGGGTCAATCTCAGAAAGTCAGTAATTTAGCATTCCAAGTAGGTGTGCAAACTGCTGttacttaaggaaaaaattgaGATTGTCATCCTTCTTAAGAAAACTCTTAACAGGCACCGTTTCCCATGACAGAAATTATGGCCAACAgtaaagctctttaaaaaaaaataaaatctacttggtcaacacagaaaaaaggtgcagaatgaaacaaaaaaaaagatgtttagaGCTCTGGAATCTAGACACCATTAGGCCAGTACGAGACAGCACAGAAAACTGTCACTATTTACATTCCAGTAAAAGTACAAAACAAAAGGTCATGCAGCTTTCCAAAAAGCACAAGTAAAAAGATAGCTATACTTGctaggttttcttctttctaagtTCCTTATGAAGTAATTCAATGACATGTTAAAACTCTTCCTATTAACAAGTTATTCAAACTAACTTGAAGGTCTGCCAAAACAATGACTGTTATGAAAAGCACAGTATAAACACAAATCTCCCTTTTCCCCTGCTTGCTGGAGAGAGTATTTTGCCTGGCACAATGAAAACTAATTTACTTTTCcaatatattaatttcttaaatcAATAAAACTGATACTTGTTTTCTACTTACCCCTTTCTTCCTTGTAAATTCTATGAGCTATTTTGTCTAGTACGTTTATTTTCTGACTAAATGTTTCCATGTAATCGTTCATTTCCGTAAACATTTCAGGACGATTTTTAACTCCTCCTCTTACTGAGGATGCTACAGCTCTGACGGTCTGTCCCATCCTGCTCAGCAAACCGGGACCCTGCTTCTTGTGTGAGGAGAGTTCCTAAAGACAGAACAAGCCGTGTTTACTTCCAAGTACTTTTTcaaattctctgaaaataatgcatgctttaaagcttttttttttaaacaaaacgATATACATAAGCATCTGTGTGTCTTTTTAGTGTATAAAtcttactttaaaattattagaCCAGTGTCAGAACCGTACCTGTCATGTGCATTTATTAGCTAAGCCTTTCTGGGCAAACACAAGCATGCCGTGTATCACGCTCTCACAAGAACGATTAAAAATGGCAGAGAACCTTTACCCTTTCATTCCTTAGGGTGAGTTAGCTAGTGTGCAATTTAGCCTTTTgaacaggaaagcagaggtAATGATTGCAGAAATAAGTCattgagaaaagcaaacaatgtTCCTACTGGAAGAAGTAatccatctattttttttttgtaactctTTTTATGTTGCTAGAATAACCTTTGCTGAAGTTCAGAGGCAGGCTTTTTGAGTACAAAACTCCAATTTTCAACTGGACACATCTTGCAAAAATACAACAGGAAGTTCAAgggctgtatttttcttttatgagactagtataaatttaaaaaaaaagcagatgaaaaggaCAGTGCCATGCCAAAAcaacaattaatttaaaatactgcttttcataTAATCTTGGAAGCTTGTATGTATACCAAAAAGCATGCAGAGTCGAAATATTGTGAATTTGCCacaaaaatccaaaatgcagCAACAAAAACTGCTTTGGAAGGTACAGCAATATTTATGGCCACATGCATGATTaccaaaagcacagaagaaaaggttATCTCGGGGCATGAATATTCCATAAATCCCCTGCCGCCTTCTGACACTTCTGTAACAAGCCGTGGGAGGACACTATTGAATACCAAACCAGGGAGACTCCTGATATACTCTACTAACACAAGACGTGGTTTCACataactgtaaataaaaataaagtcattttaCCCAGGCCTGTGCAgtaagaaaaattttgaagtcTTCATTAAAAGTTAAAGTTGGATGATCAGCAATACGGTTCAAAAATTTATGTAAAGCTTTTCTTCGAGTCTCAATGAATTCATCACTAAATCGTTCCACCATTCCTTTCATTATGAATTTTTCAGGCAATggctaaggaaaaaagaagaaatatattgtATAATTTGCATAATATTAGGGGTATTATAATAATTCTTCTACTTACTAAAAAACATAGGTATACCTTGTAAAATCCACCGTGCCAAAAACTGTTATAACGTTATCATATTCAACAGTGCTATAACATGGTTCTTCTAGCACACAGTGCAGAAGAATACAAGTACAACTAAGAAAGGAGGACGTAAATTACTGCAAATTACTGCAAATGGTACAATTACAAACATAAGAAATAATACCTTTATGGGATTTTTAATTATCACATACATATAAAGCTAATGAAAATAGGTTGGTTTAATGTTTGTGACccttcagaaactgaagaaagacCTCAAACATCTCTGTATAAAACTGGAGCTATcttataaacaaatgaaaataacaagTTTTAGCAAACGAACAGGAATAATCAGTGTCGGATGTGCTTCTTCAAGTTTGCTCTTCAGCCAAAGGAAATCCTGATATCGTCTTCGAACTTCATATTCACTGGAGTCAAATTCACCACGAGATGTCTGAAAAccagaggcagaaaaaacagGCCCAGGTTAGaatactagaaaaaaagaacaaaatagttTTAGATTTTGGAGAAAACTGAGTACTTGAAGGAAATGCATACATGATTCTATTTTGCCTTTGTTATTTGCTTGCTCTTTTTAAAGTGCAATGATCAACTACTTGAAGAGATAAAACACATCCCATTTTAGCAAGAAATcaaagttctaaaaaaaaaaagaaaagaaaagcaagcactaAACTGCACACAGAATGACTTATAATAATTAGCCTACCACAATGTTTCCAAAAGTTTTCAATCATTATTTTAGTGTGGCATTTTCCTTTTAGCACGGTTTATCGTGGTTATGTTTGTTACTTTTAGGGCACTTCTTTTAAAGTGATTAGTAATCTACGAGTGAGGAAAGTCCATTTTTTAGCattctgggaaaaaaccaaatagcTGACATAGGTCCTTGGGACCTGCTGACACTAGTCAACAATCCCCACattcaaaatatgaaaacttCAGCATATCATAGCAATAACACTTCCTGCGCTGCTTAATGGATTCTGCGTTCCATCATCAATTCCAGTTTTGTAGCCCTTTGTTAGAACTTGCCAACAAACCTTTAATGCCTGGAAAAAATGCTTATTACAGTGTTGCAAAATTGTCAGACCATGAGATTTATTTTATCACTGCTCTATCTTCTAGAATCAAGCCACAAAGAGCCCATGTTTTCATTAAAGTAATGCGTGCTGTTTAGCATTCATTGTTGCATGGAGATTTATAATGCAAGTAAATTCTACAAACCTCAAAACACGCTTTTGTAATCTAAACATTTTTGAGGGCTGAATAAAAATTTTTCAAGGTATGTGGGAGGAATGCTATTACTTTATCATCAACAACCAGCACTTCAAATTAAATGTGATAAGAAAGGATAGAAtagacaaaaaagcaaaagtaatcCACCTTACAGCCCTTCCATACTTGCCCgaagaaaaaatgttctcttgTCTACAAAAACATGCATAAAGTGAAAATTATTGCTAGCAACCTAACGAAGAtagctctcttcctcctctttaaatattttatgaggAACTGATATCTCCTCTTATTTAAGGATGAATAATTCCCATTtgaaaatttggttttaaatgaatcttttaaaaaggaactcaaagtaaaataaattaacagtGCAATTCTCAAAATGCAGCCTGCAGAATATTTGCTGGTAATCCCAGAAGAGCTGGCTAGTCTCACAAGGCTGactttcttccttatttccagTAAATAATTTGTACCCAGGACAGCTAAAAATACACTTAGTTGTTCCCTaatattactttttcattgGAGAATTGTGGCAGTTTCCCCAGAAATCATATGCAACTGTAAATGTGAAACAAATGTCCATGTGATAGTGAACGCTGTAATTACAAAAGAATGGAATTGAAAGACTTTGTAGCAGGTAACATTTATGCAAGACAGAAGCCTGCAAGTAATCCAAAAGTCATAAATACTTGGGCTAATACAGTGTCTTTGAACTGAATCagtctttctgctgtttcataTTCCTGCTGAAGATCACAATAGAAGAAGTTATTCTCCTATAGAACTGATTTGGCTGTTGAAGAATTATTAGCTATTTTCTCAGCATAAAAAGCGTAAGCACCTATGTGTGTAGACttatactgaattttttttcagaatctaCTGCACAGTTTCATACAGTTTTAGTGGTCTATAACACATGGCAAAATCAGagtataatttaaatttagTAATATCCCAGAGAATGGTATTCCAGAACAGTGAAAATGCTACTACTGTCATCAATGTAAGCCATTATAGCCATGAGTAGATGCTTACCTTTGTGACTACTCTGTATGTAATAAATGTTTCAATGGCTGTAATGTGGCTTTCAGGATCATCGACTGTAATGAAGAGATCTCTTAATTCTGGTTCATCTTCAAATTTATACTGGTTTATCATTGATGAGGGGGATATTGGCATTGAAGGACTGAATGAGTTTACCTCAGCCAGTGATGTATCCTACAGATAAGACATGAGAACATCCGTATCAATACATCTttatatacaaacacacacatgcaaacacacgTCTCAGACGCTAAAATGGCAAGCTTTTAAATAGTCTGataaaacagataaaacatAGAGCAGATGAAAGAATTATATAGTACATGGCAAATCTATTATCCTTTTCAGTATTTGCTTCAGTGAGGATGTAAGAAATAAGAATGAGATTTATTCTAAAACTGATGAAAGAGCAAAATGCTACCATTTGACAAGAATGTTATGCATAGCTAGAAAGAGAACTTGCCTATGAATGCTAAAATTCTTTATGAATCCAAGCACCCAGTAATTGTGTAGGATACTTAACAGCTTTATTAACATTGTTAGAAGCCAGTTACTCAGGACTTATGAAGTCTGAATTATCTCTAATAACCTGAACAGGGTGGATAAAAcccaatgattttaaaagaaaacaagacaaaatccAAATGAGAATTTTTATTGGAATTGTATATTTCAGtttgcatacattttaaaataaagtttgaaatGGAGAACTTTTACAGAGACATAAATttaatcttttgaaaaagaaaaacagtaagtaaGGATGCAGTACAAATTTGTTgcttaatttctaaaaaaagtcaaaccactgttttgctgaagtgGAAAACCACTTATGATAGCATCAACCACTTCCACCACAGCTCTCTAAGAATATGACCCCAtagcagctgcttctgctcagtGTGTTCCATAGCGATCACTCAAATGCTGAGAAACTGAGTGGAAATtagaaacaggcaaaaaatctcattttctttcttagatGCAAGTCTGGATGAGATCTACTAATCTAAAATCTTGAAGGATACAGTGtctaggaaaataaattaaattcactaACACCATAAAAGAGCAcaataaatgaataaatcaCCAAAAATAATCAATTTGGGCAATTAAAATCAATCACTATGTTTTAAGTATCAAACATTTTATACACTTTTTCTAATATATCCAAtgcaatgaagtatttttataacaaactttaaaattaatctgttttctaGAAGTTTTCTAAAAGTGTAGTTAGGCTACACTAACTACCAAGTGGCAAAGAGTTGCCCGTTCCGGTGCCTCACTAACTATGGAGCAAGGAGAAGAGATgttgctaaaaagaaaactgctcaAATGTCAGGAGTGGAAATGTGGGAGTCCACAGAAACTAGAGACACAGCATCATCCCAAGGCCGATCTCGTGGGAGTGAAGAGCAGACCACCGCAGGGCTGCTGAGCTTGGTGGGagttgctttttctcctttgaattcAACTGGACCAACATCTTCTCTGAAACACGTTCTCCtctcttgttcttttcctgCCTTAAACCTCATTGCCTAGTGCCATCCCTCTCCTTTGGATTTATCAATGTACTCCCACAAATATGGAGTAGAAATTTATATTGAGAATTATGCACGGAAAGCACTGATGTACCAGTTCTCCTCCCATCACTTAGGTACAGTTCTTTGAACAGGGAGACAAAAGCAGGATGGAAGACTAAAggaaatgctttaaatattaTATAGCTGCTTACTTGTACACTTGtaagtcattttatttttactcagtGTGTTCTTACGCATGATTTCTATACTGGTATCCAGCCAGCACTGTCCTGAGCGGTGGAGGATAAACAGAGAAGCTGTTTTCACTGCCTGCTAGCACTAGCTGGCCATGCTCTACATGAAGTATGAGGACCGCTAGTTCAGAGCAGCCCATGCGATTCAAAGCGCTGAGACAACAGGAAATttctagggaaagaaaaatgcatgtgaGCATGTAAGGGACTTGAACGGCCATATAACTTGAGGAATAATGACTCTGCAAGGCCTAAATTGGATCAAGGCAAATGTGtttcatattttctcattttccatgGGTCATTAATACCGTAATGTTTCATTCCTCCTTCTAGGTTGCTAGTAAAAATTGCTCTATACAGGCAGGTTtctgaaagtatatttttatatgaaaggGCTTACACATATGTGGtttgtgaaacaaaacacaggcaATAAAAATCCATAGAATAAGCAGGTCTTCAGTTCTGTTGTAATACAGCTCTAGTGTTCATCTGCACATGAATGAATGCATGTGAGTTTTAAACAAgtatctgtttctctttctttatccTCATGATACTTCAGGTTTACTTCCAGCAGTTCTTGAAGTTCGTGTGACGTAAGTCTGATGtcatcacagaaacatggtaaaaaaagataataattttctattttctatacAGCTGTAATTTTGTGGTTGGAACTATGTTTTTGTGTGCATACAGATGAGGGCAGAAGGAGTTTTGtggcacaggaaaaacagacaatTCTTCTAGCTCTTGGGTtgtataactttttaaaaaaaaaaacttttttcctcttcatccGTGCAAAGAGAATCAAGGTCCTGTCCCAGATAATTATGTCCTTTCCCAcacctcccccagccccacctaCCCGCAGTACCCCTTCTCCCTTCCAAGCCCTTTCACTACTGACAGCAGTCGGCAGAGCTGTGTGTGCTGAGCAGCAAATAGGTTCATGCATTTTGATTTACTGGCCAGGAGACCAAACAGACAGAAAATCAACGAGCTCCTGGCAGCATGAAGGCCTTGTTCTGGGTCTCCTTCCTCTATACTTGCAGTTACCCTATCTCACTCTCACATTTGGCTGCAATGGGTCAGTAAGACTCCAAAATAaataagggaaggaaaacactCATACAGCAGGAGCAGCCTCAACGTAGGCCGAGCACACAGCTGAGCCTGCAGCTCTCTGTAGAAGACATTAAGCCTGGGGGTTTGCCTAAACACCACTCCTCCCCAGAGCATAGATCCTTGACTCAGGGTTGCCTCTGTGcctcatccatccatccatccttccctccctcccagcgaGGATCCAGAGCTTGCAATCTTCTGAGGCCAGGGATCCAAAGCACGTCTGGAGATAAAGGACGTGGTGGCAGAGTTTGTCTTATAAGAGAATAGCTTAGTTGTTGGAGCATGCTTCAAAGAAGCAAAGAGATTCAGGAAGACAGAATAGCTCCTTGGCCGAAAAATTCACTTATAAATCAGTCTCAAATCCTTGATCAACTTGTTTTGGAAGATAAATTAGCCTCCATACAATTCTGAAGTGGCATGTACATCTTTTCCAGAAATACCATTAATTAAGTTTTCTGTAATTATGAAATGGCAACAAACACTGTAAAACagagtttgaaagaaaagctgctaaAGATTTTAAGTGTTAACCCAAGTGCTGACAGCTTTGTCAATGCTAGGTCACCCTATCAGTTACAAGGAAGGCAAAGATTAACTGAATGGGTATTGAGATACACGTGGTACTCTATACTTTGAAACTAATGGAAGAAAGCGGGTTGAAAACACTGTATTTGTGTGACTTATAACTCAGCCCCCAGAAGCTGTCTCTGCTAAAAAGACCTCAGAACTTCTTCCACGGTAATGGAAACTAGGATAAAGTGAAATGCACGTCACATCATGAAATGCTTTATCAGAGTTGCTGAAGAAGATGGTAGTCTGTAACATTTGAGATATGTCACAGGATACCGGGTCAATGGTTTATGACACTATCAGGTTAAATGTCtatgaatttttataaaataaaagccctGTGTTTACATCTTGAGTAATAACTTAGGGTATTGAGGTTGACAATTTTTAagaatctcatttttctccattttggtAGCTGGTACATTTCATTGActaaactgagaaaaatgaagtcGATGTCAGTGTCAGGCACCGAACAccgcactgctgctgctgtcctgcttGGCCTGCAAATGCTACACCACTATCTTAAAGACAGTGGCGTGAGAAACCCCATTAAGACAGAACTTAAAACAAGGTGGTCCTGGAACCACTATGGAAAAATTGGTTTTACAAAACTTAGTCTGAAGCTACATTTAGCCTGTCAGTTTCCCTTGAATATATGGAACATGAACAAATGGGGTGTAATCCCCAATCAACCTCACAGATTTTCATCAGCTCAAAAGATCAGCCCTCAGATTGCAgctgaaagcaaactgtgaaTTTCTGGTCTATATATAACCACTAAATGCAGGTGTCCAAGCTTTGGAAAGAATGCTGTGTTTTCACATAGTATGAcaaattttcttgtttgcagGAATAAGTTATCGTGTGGCATGCATTAATAGTAGTTACGATTTAATATAAGTAAGAAATATTTGGCACAAATCCAGGTAGCAGAAATTTAAAGATATGGATATTTGCCATACAGCAGCAGTAACTTGTCTCAACtacacttgtttttattttttattcccaAGGAGCATCGCTCGACAAGCAAGCAGCATAACTGTTGATACGCTGTATTGATAGGCAGATACCTGCATGCAGAACTGCCTGAGCTTACCTAGTAAAAGCAAAAGgattgaaagaaacaaacaactaCAATTATATTTTAGCACTGCTTTTGCATGCAAGTTCAGTGAATCTTTCATCTCTTTATGTCAAACCAATACTAGtgcttttctagaaaatatGATTTAGCTACACCCTAGTTatgcttcagaaaaacacagataaCTTGGTGAAATTTAGCCTGACCTCTTGCATGCTACAGACCATTAAATCACCTAATAGtcccttctggccttaaaatcCATGAATTTCAAGAATTTTACTACAGTCAAAGTTTAAACACATAGCTCCTAAGAATGAAGCTCGTATTCCAATGTTTTTATTCATGCATACCAAAAACACGTAtctcatttataaaaatataaaaaatacacatttaattcATATGACAATCGGTCctactgaaaatacatttggtGTCACACTTTCAAATAGGAAACATATCTGCTATTTCTCTCCAGTGTCACACACCTTGTCACACAGCAGTTCAGAAGTCTCAGAAGGTGAGCAGGGCCTTAGCCCcctatacatattttttccacctTAGCTCTCTATATGTCCTTATGTTATATTTTAGATGCTGCCTTGGTAAGGCCAACAGATCCATGACATGCTGTCTTCTTTAATGGCTGAGAAGGCAAGAGGTAGGTCACCAAATCAgtacaaaatgagaaacaatATATGTGGTAGCCATACCGCACTTAGTtggtttaattaaaatcagcaaTATTGGCAAGACTGGAGCCCACGTACCTAGCTAACTCTGTGTGCTTTCAGAACATGGACCCTAATATATTGTCAGTTACATTCATTTTATTCCCTTCATCAAAATACAGATGTTACCTTCTCAAACCTCCTATGTGAATGTGCTAGACTTCccttcatcttttaaaagaaaactcaaactgaaacttggaaatatttatttatatttaaatacatctgCAATTACTAAATACAactgtttatttaatttatagATACATACATGGTACATGACAAATGTGATGATAAGGTTACAGCGAGTCCAGATTACTTTGCAAATTGCAGGTAAGAGCAGTTATGACTTGCACAGCTCGTCTGAAGTAGCAAACCCCCCTTTTCGTGGCCAAGGAGAAGCCACCCGGGGCTCCGCTGAGCGGGCCGGGCTGCCTGGGGGCGcggggctgcctggggcagcgCTCGGCGGCCCCGGAGCCGCGGGTGACTTCTCCTTGGGCAGCGGCCGACCGCCGGACCCGCCCTGCCCGGGCGCTGCATGGTCTGGCCGCAGGGAGCGGAGGGTGCCCGGCCAAGCGCGGGGCAGGCGGGCAGAGGCCGGGCAGAGGCCGCGAtcaccgccgccgcccggggctgtcccgtcccgtcccgtccctcCGCGCCGCCCCGGCTCGCCCGGCGCACGGCAGGGCAAAGTGGCGGCGAGCGACGGAGCGGCCAGCAGCCCGCCAGCCCCaggcgcggcccggcccggcccgaccCGACCCGGGGAGGGCGCTGCCGTACCTTGCTGAACACCTCCAGGTCATCCTCCTCATCGTCCAGCGCCAGCACCTCGACGGCGGCGGCGAGCAGCGGCccccgggccgcgccgggggcACCCGCGGGGGGATCGGGGTCGGGGTCGGCCTCGGCCCCTCCCCTGCCGCCGGGGGAAGGCGGGGGGAGCTGCGGCCCCGGTACCCGACCCTCTGCCTCCATCCTTCCCTGCGAGCGCGGGTGCCGGCCCCGCCAGAGCCGCTCCCCGGGGGGCCGCAATTGgccgcccgccgctcccccgcccccgcccgcggcccgcccccggccccggccccggccccggcccagccctgcccgggggCGCGCCCAGTGCGCAGGAGTGGAAGCTGCCGCGGCGGCGGCAGTAGCGGGAGGGCCGCCTTGGTGGGGCGGGAGGAAGCGGGAAGCGGGGCCCTGGCACGGGACGTGCCTCCTGGCAGGCCCCGGCTGCGGGCCTGCGCCTCAGAGGGCG is a window of Gymnogyps californianus isolate 813 chromosome 8, ASM1813914v2, whole genome shotgun sequence DNA encoding:
- the SNX7 gene encoding sorting nexin-7, coding for MEAEGRVPGPQLPPPSPGGRGGAEADPDPDPPAGAPGAARGPLLAAAVEVLALDDEEDDLEVFSKDTSLAEVNSFSPSMPISPSSMINQYKFEDEPELRDLFITVDDPESHITAIETFITYRVVTKTSRGEFDSSEYEVRRRYQDFLWLKSKLEEAHPTLIIPPLPEKFIMKGMVERFSDEFIETRRKALHKFLNRIADHPTLTFNEDFKIFLTAQAWELSSHKKQGPGLLSRMGQTVRAVASSVRGGVKNRPEMFTEMNDYMETFSQKINVLDKIAHRIYKEEREYFNEMKEYGPIHTLWSASEEDIADSLKGVASCIDKCCKATEKRMAGLSENLLPILHEYVLYSEILMGVLKRRDQIQGELDSRVDALANKKTEKDLFSEEIGKLEDKVECANNALKADWDRWKQNMQCDMRSTFTNVAENNLRYYEECLATWESFLASQTVDLHVEEDSEDRP